The genomic interval TCAACGGAAACATTGTCATCGTGGGTGACGTCCATGCAGGTAGTGAAATCACTGCCGGTGGGGACATTGTGGTCTGGGGAGAACTGAGAGGCATTGCCCATGCGGGTGCCCAAGGCAACTACAAGTCTGAAATCCGGGCCATGAAGATTGAAGCACTACAGTTGCGCATTGCCGATTATATTGCCCGACGCCCCGATCGTATCTACTACCACAAGGATGGCGCAGACCATCACATGCTGTCCCCCGAGGTGGCCCGGGTGGCTGATGGCGAAATTAAGATCTTTAAAACCATGCTGCCCAAAGGCTAGTCCTTTTGCCACGCGGCACCCCTAATTTTCCCAAGCATTAGCACTGAAAACAATCAAAGTGAGGTAGCTCTCTCCATGACAAAATCCAAAAAAGAAAAAGGACGGGTCGTCGTCGTGACTTCCGGTAAGGGCGGGGTGGGTAAAACCACCACCACAGCCAATATTGGAGCCGGTTTGGCCCGTATGGGGTACAAAGTGGTTCTGGTGGATACCGATATCGGCCTTCGCAACCTGGATTTGCTGATGGGCCTTGAAAACCGCATTGTCTACAACATTGTGGACGTGGTGGAAGAGCGTTGCAAACTCAGTCAGGCCTTGGTCAAAGATAAGCGGATGCCCAACCTCAGTTTGCTACCTGCTGCTCAAACCCGTGATAAATCGGCCTTGAACGAAGAGCAAATGAAGTCCGTCAGCGAACAATTGGCTGAAGAGTTTGACTTTATTCTGGTGGATAGCCCTGCCGGTATTGAGCAAGGCTTCCTCAACGCCACCGCTGGCGCCACTGAAGCCATTGTAGTCTGCACCCCCGAAATGTCTTCGGTTCGCGACGCGGATCGCATCATCGGCTTGCTGGAATCCAAGGAAGAAATCACGAACTACAAGCTGGTTATCAACCGGGTACGCCCTGGCATGATCAAGAACAATGACATGATGGATGTGGATGACGTCTTGGAAATCTTGTCCATCAAATTGCTGGGCGTCATTCCCGAAGATCAGGAAATCATTATCAGCACCAATAAAGGTGAGCCCATTGTGAACACCGAAAATTCCCTGGCTGGACAGGCTTACCGCAATATCGCCCGTCGGGTAGCTGGCGAGGATGTGCCTTTCCTGAACCTGGACGTTCCAACCTCATGGCTAGACAAATTGAAAGGCTTTTTTACCAAAAGCGCCTAGGCCAAGGTTTATAAAAGTTTTGAGACAACAATAGGAGATTCAACATGGGTTGGCTACGAAAACTTGTAGACTGGGTGGACCCGCCTAAAAGAACTATTGAGCAGGATATGATGGCTGATATGAACTCGGCGCGCGGCGATGCCAAAAATCGCCTGCGTCTGGTACTTATGCACGACCGCACACAACTCTCCCCGGTGGTTTTGGGACAAATGCGGGACGATATGGTTGAAGTCATCTCAAAATATGTCGAAATCGACAAAGATGCCCTGGAAGTGAACCTGGAAAGTGAATCCAATACCATTGCCCTGGTGGCCAACATCCCGGTGTTGAGAACGCGAGCCGGGGTCTAATTCCAGACCCTAGGACTGAGAAAACCGTAAAAGACCTGGCATCGAGTCAGGTCTTTTTACATAGCAAGCCCAAATGAACAAAAATCAAAAGCAATGAAATTAAAACATAATAAAAATGCGCAATAAAAAAGACCCGATATGGTGGTCGAGTCTTTTTTAAACAGAATGCTTGCTTGGGACTAGAATTCCAAACCAGCTTCACGGGCAGCTTCAGCCAAAGCGGCAATGCGTCCGTGGTAGAGATTACCGCCGCGGTCAAACACCACGCTGGTGATACCAGCAGCTTGCGCCCGGGTGGCAACCAATTGGCCGACTTTGCGGGCCGCTTCCACGTTGGCGCCGGAAGCACTGCGGAGGTCCTTGTCCAAGGTGCTAGCCGAAGCCACAGTGACGGCTTTGATATCATCAATGATCTGGGCGTAAATGTGCTTACCGCTACGGTAAACAGCCAATCTGGGACGTTCGGTGCTGCCAGTTAGGCGGCGACGAAGCCGGTAGTGCCGTTTACGAGTAACTTCCTTGCGATTGGGTTTACTGAGCATAATCCTGGTACCTGCTGCTTATTGCTTACTTCTTGCCTGCTTTACCGGCTTTACGGCGGATACGCTCTTCAGCGTACTTCACACCCTTGCCTTTGTAAGGCTCTGGCGGACGCTTGCTGCGAATCAGAGCAGAATACTGGCCGACCAACTCTTTGTCAGGTCCACTGACTTCCAGCTTAGTGTTGGCTTCAACCTTGAAAGAGATGCCTTCAGGCGCTTCGATCTCTACAGGATGGCTGAAACCCAAGGCCAGACTGAGCTTGCTGCCCTGTACCTGAGCTCGGTATCCCACCCCGATAATTTCCAATTTGCGGGAGAAGCCCGTACTGACACCAATGACCATGTTGTTCAACAAGGTACGACTCAGCCCGTGCAAACCGCGTGCCATCCGACTTTCATCGCGACGCGCAACAACCAGCTCGCCACCCTCTTGGGTAATGCTTACCTCAGGACGAAAAACGCGGGTCAAGGTACCCAACGGGCCTTTAACAATCGCCTTGGTACCTTCCGCGGTATTTTCGAGCTTGACTTCTACTTTATCCGGAATCCGGATAGGAGATTTACCAATTCGTGACATGGTATAAAACCTTCTCTAATCTTTTCTGCTTCAGTGTGGCCGGGATTAGTACACGTAGCAGAGTACTTCACCGCCAACGTGCGCCTTACGTGCTTCCCGATCGGAAAGCAGACCCTTTGGCGTACTAACGATGGCCGTACCACCACCACCTAAAATACGGGGCAGGTTATCAACCTTGTAGTACTTACGCAAACCTGGGCGGCTTACCCGCACCAGCTTACGAATCAGAGGATACCCTTCGCTGTCATATTTAAGCAGCACACGAAGCGTTTTGAAATTATCCGCTTCACGAATTTCATAACTTCTGATATAGCCTTCCTTTTGAAGTACTTTTGCAAGTTCCGTCTTCAATTTAGAGGCGGGTACTTCCACCATTGGATGGCCGACATTCGAGGCATTCCGAATGCGGGTCAGCATATCAGC from Vampirovibrio chlorellavorus carries:
- the minD gene encoding septum site-determining protein MinD gives rise to the protein MTKSKKEKGRVVVVTSGKGGVGKTTTTANIGAGLARMGYKVVLVDTDIGLRNLDLLMGLENRIVYNIVDVVEERCKLSQALVKDKRMPNLSLLPAAQTRDKSALNEEQMKSVSEQLAEEFDFILVDSPAGIEQGFLNATAGATEAIVVCTPEMSSVRDADRIIGLLESKEEITNYKLVINRVRPGMIKNNDMMDVDDVLEILSIKLLGVIPEDQEIIISTNKGEPIVNTENSLAGQAYRNIARRVAGEDVPFLNLDVPTSWLDKLKGFFTKSA
- the minE gene encoding cell division topological specificity factor MinE — its product is MGWLRKLVDWVDPPKRTIEQDMMADMNSARGDAKNRLRLVLMHDRTQLSPVVLGQMRDDMVEVISKYVEIDKDALEVNLESESNTIALVANIPVLRTRAGV
- the rplR gene encoding 50S ribosomal protein L18 — encoded protein: MLSKPNRKEVTRKRHYRLRRRLTGSTERPRLAVYRSGKHIYAQIIDDIKAVTVASASTLDKDLRSASGANVEAARKVGQLVATRAQAAGITSVVFDRGGNLYHGRIAALAEAAREAGLEF
- the rplF gene encoding 50S ribosomal protein L6, which encodes MSRIGKSPIRIPDKVEVKLENTAEGTKAIVKGPLGTLTRVFRPEVSITQEGGELVVARRDESRMARGLHGLSRTLLNNMVIGVSTGFSRKLEIIGVGYRAQVQGSKLSLALGFSHPVEIEAPEGISFKVEANTKLEVSGPDKELVGQYSALIRSKRPPEPYKGKGVKYAEERIRRKAGKAGKK
- the rpsH gene encoding 30S ribosomal protein S8 gives rise to the protein MYNDPIADMLTRIRNASNVGHPMVEVPASKLKTELAKVLQKEGYIRSYEIREADNFKTLRVLLKYDSEGYPLIRKLVRVSRPGLRKYYKVDNLPRILGGGGTAIVSTPKGLLSDREARKAHVGGEVLCYVY